CGAGGTCACCCGGCGTCGCCACCGTGTCGAAGAGCTCGACCGCGACGGGGCGGTGTTTTCCGGCGCGCACGGTGTCGAGGCATGTGTTCCGCGTGATGCGGTACAGCCACGTTGAGAACCGTGCTCTGCCATCGAAGGTCGCGAGCGACCGGTACACCTTGATCCACACCTCCTGCGTGACGTCTTCAGCGACCGTTCTGTCGCCGAAGAACCTGAGAGCGTGGGCGTACACCGTCGCGGTGTGCTCGCGGACGAGCGCCTCGAACGCATCGAGGTCTCCATCAGCCGCAGCCTCGAGTAGGGCCGCGTCGCTTGTCACGCGCTCTGTCATGTCACTCCGCAGTAAGACGCGCAGGAACTGAAGGTGGTTCGCCTCAAGTCTAGCAGCGAACGCGAACGCATGAGCGCTGCGGGTTCGGTACAATCGCGCCCATGACACCCTTCGAGTTCTCCCTCATCGCGACCGACACCGCCACATCGGCGCGGCGCGGCAGCTTTAGCACCACGCACGGCGTCATCGAGACGCCGCTGTTCATGCCCGTGGGCACTCGCGCGACGGTCAAGGGGGTGACCACGCCTCAGCTAGCCGACATCGGGGCGCAGGTGCTGCTCGCCAATACCTACCACCTGTTTCTACGGCCGGGATCCGACCTCGTGCGCGATGCCGGGGGACTGCATTCGTTCATGAACTGGAGTGGACCGATCCTCACCGACTCCGGCGGGTTTCAGATCTTCTCGCTCGCCGATACGCTCAAGCTCACCGACGAGGGTGTGAAGTTCCGCTCGATCGTCGACGGCACGTGGCACTTCTGGACGCCCGAGGACAACATGCGCGTACAGGAGGACCTCGGCGCCGACATCATCATGCAGCTCGACCAGTGCCCGCCGTATCCCGCCGAGAAGGACCTCGTGGCGACGGCGGTCAGGCGTAGTGCCGAATGGGCCGCACGCTGCAAGGCATCTCACGTGCGCGAGGACCAGGCGCTTTTCGGCATCGTACAGGGCGGCGTGTTCGAGGACCTGCGGCTCGAGAGCGTCGAGCGGCTGGCGCAGCTCGACTTGCCCGGGTACGGCATCGGGGGCTACTCGGTAGGCGAGCCCCACGAGCTCATGCTCGACTCCCTTGGCCCTGTCTGTGATGCCATGCCGCCGAACAAGCCGCGCTACCTCATGGGAGTCGGCAACCCGACGACCATCCTGGCGGCGATAGGCAAGGGTGTCGACATGTTCGACTGCGTCTTGCCAACGCGGACCGCTCGCATGGGGACGGCGTTTTCCTCGGAGGGGCGGCTGAACCTGAAGAACGCCAAGCACGCACGCGATTTCGGTCCGCTCGACCCCGAGTGTTCGTGCGCGACGTGCACCCAGTACAGCAGGGCGTACCTGCGTCACCTCGTCAGCACGAAGGAGATGCTCGGTTCGATCCTGCTCTCGATCCATAACCTGCACTTTCTGCTCGATCTGACGGCCCGGGCGCGTGTCGCGATCGAAGAAGATAGGTACG
Above is a genomic segment from Coriobacteriia bacterium containing:
- a CDS encoding sigma-70 family RNA polymerase sigma factor; this translates as MTERVTSDAALLEAAADGDLDAFEALVREHTATVYAHALRFFGDRTVAEDVTQEVWIKVYRSLATFDGRARFSTWLYRITRNTCLDTVRAGKHRPVAVELFDTVATPGDLADEVALSSSVEAAMANLQLEDREAFSAVALFGLTYVEAAEQLGVPAGTVKSRVFRARRALAHALGMTAGGA
- the tgt gene encoding tRNA guanosine(34) transglycosylase Tgt, which produces MTPFEFSLIATDTATSARRGSFSTTHGVIETPLFMPVGTRATVKGVTTPQLADIGAQVLLANTYHLFLRPGSDLVRDAGGLHSFMNWSGPILTDSGGFQIFSLADTLKLTDEGVKFRSIVDGTWHFWTPEDNMRVQEDLGADIIMQLDQCPPYPAEKDLVATAVRRSAEWAARCKASHVREDQALFGIVQGGVFEDLRLESVERLAQLDLPGYGIGGYSVGEPHELMLDSLGPVCDAMPPNKPRYLMGVGNPTTILAAIGKGVDMFDCVLPTRTARMGTAFSSEGRLNLKNAKHARDFGPLDPECSCATCTQYSRAYLRHLVSTKEMLGSILLSIHNLHFLLDLTARARVAIEEDRYGAFLSEWLASPGAADY